The following are from one region of the Cryomorphaceae bacterium genome:
- a CDS encoding T9SS C-terminal target domain-containing protein: MKKTLTLLTLFLSVQVILAQGFLDIVDMGGQLDYVRLPATNLFDEVETITENHPDYRGVLSRGIVLSPRNEDIQSILSSQAGRVKMNVPTPEGSMELWLVPSPSVGGNLPLIAASRRDYPIQDYKGKWFWGVVKDAPGSFVSVSIGEDEVMVFISFSDRDFTLAKLGESENYVVYRNSDLLVNNELGCAVDEEVHLRGKLRNEIQGGARDASNCVNQYVEVNHNVFLDKGSLSSTADYILGLFNQVGILYANELINFTVSELIIWDVPSPYSGPGASQFLNQFTNELNGVFNGDYAHLVGYGGGGGVAYLDVVCSNKFWRTAYSGIGSTYQNVPTYSWSVMVVTHELGHNLGSPHTHSCSWNGSGNPAIDGCGPAAGFSEGCEGPIPSNGGTVMSYCHLIGGVGINLSNGFGLQPGDLIRSRVHNAVCLGDCTPFQACKPLLEYELIADCEAEDFQIMLTIQDGADPENYNIFASVNGAPEVQVATNQPAGIYTFGIYGQNDIIDLTVEVVGNSDCDEEINGISLMGENSPLGCTDPAACNYDPNATCNDGSCIFNDPVTVLFTTDCWGEESSWEITDSTGASVFSVQEGAYASLQTYTTEVCLSEGCYTLIVSDGFGDGLFGSQYGSCSVDGDFAVFSASGDTLVKMLTPDFGFEVSFPFCLVEEEVSECVVSPVLSSVTPATIPCAGGVELQIEGANFCDLISVSIGGQNAEIISSSQTSVWVTAPAGSGVGLDVIVTTQQGVSNGLPVSYGAPVLTLASPPTFPCEGGIIVTLIGTNLCDATGVAIGGVSAPIISSGPTEVNVMVPPGTGTGLPVVVTTPSGVSNPLTVDYVAPFLFSVTPAEPACEGGSLLTLQGSNFCNASSVTIGGTPVSITSVTSTEIVVTAPSGSGVGLDVLVTTPSGVSNAVAVSYAAPVLTSVVPSNILCEGGTMLTLTGTNFCDATSVTIGGQAVTINSVSPTEIEVVSLPGSGSGLDVVVTTPSGVSNSLSVSYEAPNLTFVAPTTIPCAGNITMTLVGTNFCDATSVTIGGVNAPIMSVDPTMIIATALPGTGSNLSVVVTTPSGVSNALLVSYAPPVLNSVTPSVVPCEGGASLTLLGTDFCSASSVTIGGSPVMITSVTPTEIVVTAPSGSGVDLDVVVTTPSGVSNAVAVSYAAPVLTSVVPSNIPCEGGTTLTLTGTNFCDATAVTIGGVAASINSITPTQMEVTSPPGSGLNLDVVVSTPSGTSNAVQVSYEAPGLILVAPALIPCEGNTTITLIGSNLCNATSVTIGGVIAPIVSADPTQIVATTPPGTGTGVGVTVTTPSGVSNTIPVNYSLPVLTSVNPIAIPCEGGVPLTIQGSDFCGVTSVTIGGVLTAISSATSTEIIVTAPAGTGENLDVLVTTPSGTSNALQVGYLPCEEECELDYTYTTSGATIGYANGSATITVTGGQPPYSYQWNDPFMQTGQTLFGVFPGTYLCTVTDANNCTDTFEVFIGFESNVPTTQVHPNFCNTGGYALGDFIQAISVQSATAYRWQFSVGGNTLPEYTRNASNPWMRLSWIDGIELDVTYDVRVKARVNEEWGEYGDICTITTSSEVPQTELRPEYHVTNGAGDPYVMCDLMIAYAVSGATDYRWRLDPDSDPNNGNEIYYTRGTGNPSVRLSWMGGLQPMQTYQVAVEAAIGDAWSGFGNVHNITLGPPAMTQVRPNHCGVTYGSLNTVISAQSVCIADYYEFQLVNSSTGITSMATRPNAAVLLSSNDVNPALTPGTYNASVRVQQGGVLGSWGPVCTFTIASPGQESPMPEGQQATLQAETNVTLYPNPMSGTVIWLEADELPDNHQQAIVQLHDVYGKVLHSATLNYEGSRHTEAIELGRSLASGIYIMQMTVDGKWIAAERLVVQ; encoded by the coding sequence ATGAAGAAGACCCTAACTCTTTTAACCTTGTTTTTATCTGTGCAAGTTATTCTTGCGCAGGGATTTTTAGATATCGTTGATATGGGCGGCCAACTGGACTACGTCCGGCTACCTGCAACAAACCTTTTTGATGAAGTTGAAACCATAACGGAGAATCACCCGGATTACAGGGGTGTTTTAAGCAGGGGCATTGTGCTGAGCCCTCGCAATGAGGACATTCAAAGCATATTGTCATCTCAGGCCGGCCGTGTTAAAATGAATGTTCCTACCCCGGAGGGAAGTATGGAGCTGTGGCTGGTGCCATCGCCGTCTGTTGGAGGAAACCTGCCGTTGATTGCTGCATCAAGGAGAGATTATCCGATTCAGGACTATAAGGGCAAGTGGTTCTGGGGTGTGGTAAAAGATGCGCCCGGCTCCTTTGTGTCAGTATCTATTGGTGAAGATGAGGTAATGGTTTTTATCTCCTTCTCTGATCGGGATTTTACACTGGCTAAATTGGGAGAATCTGAGAATTACGTTGTCTATCGAAACAGTGATCTATTGGTAAACAATGAATTAGGCTGTGCTGTAGATGAAGAGGTTCATTTACGGGGTAAGCTCCGAAATGAAATACAAGGAGGCGCAAGGGATGCCAGTAACTGTGTGAATCAGTACGTTGAGGTAAACCATAACGTGTTTCTTGACAAAGGCTCACTGTCTTCCACTGCCGATTACATTCTAGGGCTTTTCAATCAGGTGGGTATATTGTATGCCAATGAACTCATCAATTTTACAGTCTCTGAGTTGATCATTTGGGATGTACCGAGCCCATATTCCGGTCCGGGCGCAAGTCAGTTTTTGAATCAATTCACAAATGAACTGAACGGGGTTTTTAACGGTGATTACGCGCATCTTGTGGGCTATGGCGGAGGAGGCGGAGTTGCATACCTCGACGTTGTATGTAGTAACAAATTCTGGCGAACAGCTTACAGCGGAATTGGTAGCACGTATCAAAATGTTCCGACTTACAGTTGGTCTGTCATGGTTGTGACGCATGAACTTGGTCACAACCTCGGCTCACCTCACACCCATAGTTGTTCGTGGAATGGATCAGGAAACCCGGCCATTGATGGCTGTGGACCTGCGGCTGGCTTTTCGGAGGGCTGTGAAGGTCCCATTCCGTCCAATGGCGGCACTGTTATGAGTTACTGTCACCTCATCGGCGGTGTAGGAATAAATCTCTCGAATGGTTTTGGGCTACAGCCTGGTGACCTGATTCGTAGTCGCGTGCACAATGCGGTTTGCCTTGGTGATTGTACGCCTTTTCAGGCTTGTAAGCCTTTACTGGAGTACGAATTGATTGCAGATTGCGAAGCTGAAGATTTTCAGATCATGCTGACCATTCAGGATGGCGCAGATCCTGAAAATTACAACATTTTCGCCTCGGTAAACGGCGCTCCGGAGGTGCAGGTAGCCACCAACCAACCGGCAGGTATTTACACTTTTGGGATCTACGGCCAAAACGACATCATTGATTTAACGGTGGAAGTGGTGGGCAATTCTGACTGCGATGAAGAGATAAACGGCATTTCATTGATGGGCGAAAACAGCCCATTGGGATGCACTGACCCAGCGGCTTGTAATTATGATCCCAACGCAACCTGCAATGATGGTAGTTGTATTTTCAATGACCCGGTTACTGTGCTTTTTACTACCGACTGTTGGGGAGAAGAAAGTTCATGGGAGATAACGGATAGCACCGGTGCCAGTGTATTCAGCGTGCAGGAAGGAGCCTACGCATCACTCCAAACCTACACCACTGAGGTGTGTTTGAGTGAAGGGTGCTACACACTTATTGTGTCGGACGGTTTTGGTGATGGACTTTTTGGATCGCAATACGGGTCATGTTCAGTAGATGGGGATTTTGCAGTATTCAGTGCCAGCGGTGATACCCTGGTAAAAATGCTTACGCCTGATTTCGGGTTTGAAGTTTCTTTTCCATTCTGCCTGGTGGAAGAAGAAGTTTCTGAATGTGTTGTATCTCCTGTTTTGTCGTCGGTTACGCCAGCTACCATCCCGTGTGCGGGCGGCGTTGAGCTCCAGATAGAAGGGGCCAATTTTTGTGATTTGATCAGTGTGAGCATAGGGGGCCAAAACGCGGAAATAATTTCTTCCAGCCAGACTTCTGTTTGGGTTACTGCACCTGCCGGAAGTGGCGTGGGTTTGGATGTAATCGTTACCACTCAGCAAGGAGTAAGCAACGGCCTCCCTGTGAGCTACGGTGCCCCGGTCCTTACATTGGCATCACCTCCCACGTTCCCCTGCGAAGGTGGTATTATAGTGACCCTGATAGGAACCAATTTGTGCGATGCCACCGGTGTAGCGATAGGAGGTGTGAGCGCACCCATTATCTCATCAGGTCCTACCGAAGTCAATGTCATGGTTCCTCCCGGAACAGGTACGGGGCTTCCTGTAGTGGTCACCACGCCGTCGGGTGTGTCAAATCCTTTGACTGTGGATTATGTTGCTCCTTTTTTGTTCTCGGTAACTCCGGCTGAACCAGCGTGCGAAGGCGGTTCTTTGCTCACCCTTCAGGGTAGTAATTTTTGTAATGCATCTTCCGTAACCATTGGAGGTACCCCAGTTTCAATAACTTCAGTAACATCAACAGAAATTGTCGTGACGGCTCCCTCGGGCAGCGGTGTAGGCCTCGATGTGTTGGTGACCACCCCCTCAGGCGTGTCAAATGCAGTGGCTGTGAGCTATGCGGCGCCGGTATTGACTTCTGTCGTTCCCTCGAATATTCTTTGTGAAGGCGGAACAATGCTCACCCTTACCGGTACCAATTTCTGTGATGCTACCTCTGTAACCATCGGCGGGCAAGCCGTGACTATCAACTCGGTATCACCCACTGAAATTGAAGTAGTTTCATTGCCGGGTTCCGGGTCTGGCCTGGATGTGGTGGTGACTACTCCTTCAGGGGTTTCAAATTCCCTCTCTGTGAGCTATGAGGCTCCCAACCTTACATTTGTTGCGCCAACTACCATTCCTTGCGCGGGAAACATTACCATGACCTTGGTGGGAACCAATTTTTGTGATGCAACCAGCGTAACCATCGGTGGGGTGAACGCTCCGATTATGTCGGTTGACCCAACCATGATCATTGCTACAGCACTGCCCGGAACAGGCTCAAATCTATCTGTAGTTGTAACCACTCCCTCTGGTGTATCTAATGCGCTGCTTGTAAGCTACGCCCCACCAGTGCTCAATTCTGTTACGCCTTCCGTTGTTCCATGCGAAGGAGGAGCCTCCTTAACACTTTTGGGTACTGATTTTTGCAGTGCCTCAAGTGTAACGATTGGTGGCAGTCCTGTAATGATTACTTCGGTAACACCAACAGAAATTGTCGTAACGGCTCCTTCGGGCAGCGGTGTAGACCTCGATGTGGTGGTGACCACTCCCTCAGGCGTGTCAAATGCCGTGGCTGTGAGCTATGCGGCGCCGGTATTGACTTCTGTCGTTCCCTCGAATATTCCTTGTGAAGGCGGAACAACGCTCACCCTTACCGGTACCAATTTCTGCGATGCAACTGCGGTGACCATCGGCGGGGTAGCTGCCTCCATCAACTCCATCACCCCAACGCAAATGGAAGTCACATCTCCTCCGGGCAGCGGATTGAATTTAGACGTTGTCGTGAGCACCCCATCCGGCACATCAAACGCGGTGCAGGTTAGTTACGAAGCGCCGGGTCTGATTTTGGTTGCGCCGGCTCTCATTCCTTGTGAAGGAAATACAACCATCACCCTGATAGGAAGCAACCTATGCAATGCCACCAGCGTGACCATTGGCGGGGTGATCGCCCCTATTGTATCGGCAGATCCTACCCAGATCGTTGCCACAACTCCTCCGGGTACCGGCACCGGTGTGGGTGTCACCGTTACCACACCATCAGGGGTATCAAACACCATTCCGGTGAACTATTCACTACCTGTTTTGACTTCTGTCAACCCGATTGCGATTCCTTGTGAAGGTGGAGTTCCACTCACCATTCAAGGGAGTGATTTTTGTGGTGTAACAAGCGTAACAATTGGGGGAGTGCTGACTGCGATTTCCTCGGCTACATCAACAGAGATTATCGTTACTGCTCCTGCAGGTACCGGCGAGAACCTGGATGTATTGGTCACAACACCGTCGGGTACATCCAATGCGTTGCAGGTTGGTTATCTTCCATGTGAAGAGGAATGTGAGCTCGATTACACTTACACAACCTCCGGGGCCACCATAGGTTACGCCAACGGTTCAGCAACCATTACTGTTACAGGTGGTCAGCCTCCGTATAGTTATCAGTGGAATGACCCCTTTATGCAAACCGGTCAGACCTTGTTTGGAGTGTTTCCCGGTACCTATCTGTGCACCGTAACCGATGCCAATAATTGCACAGATACATTCGAAGTGTTTATTGGCTTTGAGAGTAATGTGCCCACAACCCAGGTCCATCCTAATTTCTGCAACACCGGAGGCTACGCCCTTGGCGATTTTATTCAGGCCATTTCTGTTCAGAGCGCAACGGCATACCGTTGGCAATTCAGCGTGGGGGGAAACACCTTGCCTGAGTACACCCGTAACGCCTCCAACCCCTGGATGCGGTTGTCTTGGATTGACGGAATAGAACTCGATGTTACTTATGATGTTAGAGTAAAAGCGCGGGTAAACGAAGAGTGGGGCGAATACGGAGATATCTGCACCATCACTACATCATCCGAAGTACCTCAAACTGAACTCCGGCCGGAGTACCATGTAACCAACGGCGCCGGAGATCCATACGTGATGTGTGACCTGATGATTGCCTACGCTGTTAGCGGTGCCACAGACTACCGTTGGCGCCTGGATCCGGATTCAGACCCGAACAATGGAAATGAAATCTATTACACCCGTGGAACCGGAAATCCCTCCGTAAGGCTTTCGTGGATGGGAGGACTGCAACCCATGCAGACCTATCAGGTGGCGGTTGAAGCCGCCATCGGAGATGCCTGGAGTGGTTTCGGAAACGTCCATAATATCACCCTTGGGCCACCCGCAATGACCCAGGTTCGCCCCAACCACTGTGGGGTCACCTATGGCTCGTTAAATACTGTAATTAGCGCGCAGAGTGTGTGTATTGCCGATTACTACGAGTTTCAATTGGTGAATTCCTCAACCGGCATAACCAGCATGGCTACCCGACCCAACGCAGCGGTGCTCCTGAGCAGTAATGACGTGAACCCGGCTCTGACTCCCGGAACGTATAATGCAAGTGTTCGTGTTCAGCAAGGCGGTGTGCTGGGTTCATGGGGGCCTGTTTGCACCTTTACGATTGCCTCACCCGGTCAGGAAAGCCCGATGCCTGAGGGACAGCAAGCCACCCTGCAAGCAGAAACCAATGTAACGCTCTATCCCAACCCCATGAGTGGTACAGTCATTTGGCTCGAGGCAGATGAATTACCTGACAACCATCAGCAAGCCATTGTTCAACTCCATGATGTATATGGCAAGGTGCTGCACAGCGCAACGCTCAACTACGAGGGCAGCCGCCACACCGAAGCCATTGAGTTGGGCAGAAGTCTGGCTTCAGGAATTTACATCATGCAAATGACAGTGGATGGAAAATGGATTGCTGCTGAAAGGTTGGTTGTACAATAA
- the bshC gene encoding bacillithiol biosynthesis cysteine-adding enzyme BshC, producing MFKVKLSYRETGRFSDLVHDYLEGHVNLRPFYHRAPDIEGMLGQADEKLNDFKHRQVLVDALSSQYTNTGLRVPELVHRLAKKNCVTVTTGHQLCLFSGPLYFVYKILTTIRLSEELNAARNVLDVVPVFWMASEDHDFDEVNHCYVNNQKIEWESGQAGAVGRMKLEGMEEVLGAMKEALGEAPDREEVMEILRRTYGNSGQTLATATRQLVAELFGLEKILIIDGDDASLKQLFAPHIEKEINEQFSFRAVSATSGKLAGHYKVQVHPRELNLFYLDHQLRERIVATSDGFEVLHTDLKFSKNELLELVHNHPERFSPNVILRPLYQETILPNVCYVGGGGELAYWFQLKDTFRAAGLPFPVLLLRNSSMWVSAADMRNIRKLNLDVTDFFGDSERLIQAFVREQADEDLDMSSEYNQLEALYEQLSSLAASVDPTLEKMVMAEGARTHKGLKFIEKRIIRAAKRKNRQTIDRIQALFDRFFPNNGLQERHDNYFQYHAQYGSPWLEQISSMLEPLEKTFTIVVDNHSPSE from the coding sequence ATGTTTAAAGTCAAACTCTCTTATCGCGAAACCGGAAGGTTTTCCGACCTCGTTCACGACTACCTCGAAGGACATGTAAATCTTCGTCCCTTTTATCACCGTGCACCGGACATTGAGGGCATGCTTGGACAGGCAGACGAAAAACTCAATGATTTTAAACATCGTCAGGTACTTGTTGATGCTCTTTCGTCTCAGTACACAAATACAGGTCTCCGGGTTCCCGAGTTGGTTCATCGGCTGGCGAAGAAGAATTGTGTTACGGTCACCACAGGCCACCAGCTTTGCTTGTTTTCGGGTCCGCTGTATTTTGTGTACAAAATCCTCACTACCATCAGGTTGTCGGAAGAATTAAATGCAGCTCGAAACGTTCTGGATGTGGTGCCTGTGTTCTGGATGGCATCCGAAGACCACGACTTTGACGAGGTTAATCACTGCTACGTAAACAACCAAAAGATAGAGTGGGAGAGCGGTCAGGCAGGAGCCGTGGGACGAATGAAGCTGGAAGGTATGGAAGAAGTACTCGGGGCCATGAAAGAAGCCCTCGGCGAAGCTCCTGACAGAGAAGAGGTAATGGAAATCCTGCGTCGCACTTATGGCAATTCCGGGCAGACCCTGGCTACAGCCACGCGGCAACTGGTTGCCGAACTTTTCGGACTTGAAAAGATTCTCATCATAGACGGCGATGATGCTTCACTCAAGCAACTGTTTGCTCCCCACATCGAGAAAGAAATCAACGAGCAGTTTTCATTTCGGGCTGTGAGTGCCACATCGGGCAAACTGGCAGGCCATTACAAGGTGCAGGTTCATCCTCGTGAATTGAACCTGTTTTATCTGGATCATCAGTTGCGTGAACGAATTGTAGCGACATCCGATGGATTTGAAGTGCTGCATACCGATTTAAAGTTCAGTAAAAATGAGTTGCTTGAGTTGGTGCACAATCACCCGGAGCGCTTCAGCCCGAATGTGATATTGCGGCCTTTGTACCAGGAAACGATTCTTCCGAATGTTTGCTATGTGGGAGGAGGAGGCGAACTGGCATACTGGTTTCAACTCAAAGATACTTTTCGCGCTGCCGGCTTACCCTTTCCGGTATTACTACTCAGGAACTCTTCCATGTGGGTTTCCGCAGCGGATATGAGAAACATCCGAAAACTCAACCTCGATGTTACTGACTTTTTTGGTGACTCAGAGCGATTGATACAAGCCTTCGTGCGCGAACAGGCCGACGAGGATCTGGATATGAGTTCGGAATACAATCAGTTGGAAGCTCTCTACGAGCAATTGTCATCTCTCGCAGCGTCAGTAGATCCCACCCTCGAAAAAATGGTGATGGCCGAAGGAGCGAGAACCCACAAAGGGTTGAAATTCATCGAAAAAAGAATTATTCGCGCAGCCAAAAGAAAGAATCGTCAAACCATCGACCGCATTCAGGCGCTTTTTGATCGGTTTTTCCCGAATAACGGCCTGCAGGAGCGGCATGATAACTATTTTCAATACCACGCTCAGTACGGAAGCCCCTGGTTAGAGCAGATCTCCTCAATGTTAGAACCGCTCGAAAAAACCTTCACCATTGTCGTAGACAATCATTCGCCAAGCGAGTAA
- a CDS encoding glutamine-hydrolyzing GMP synthase, which yields MPEMILILDFGSQYTQLIARRVRELNVYCEIHPFNHIPEDLSHVKGVILSGSPFSVHDENAPHPDLTHIRGKMPLLGVCYGAQWMAQQGGGSVKPSEIREYGRANLSFVDKEHALMKHVSNFSQVWMSHGDTIAELPSHFEIVASTPDVRVAGYHIKDEETYGIQFHPEVYHSTEGKVLLQNFVVDICRCAQDWTPEAFVETTVAALREQLGNDRVVLGLSGGVDSSVAAMLLHQAIGANLYCIFVDNGLLRKHEFQSVLEGYKGVGLNVKGVDASQQFYSALSNITDPEEKRKAIGRVFIDVFDEEAHAIEDVKWLGQGTIYPDVIESVSVKGPSATIKSHHNVGGLPDFMKLKVVEPLRSLFKDEVRRVGASLNMPQSILGRHPFPGPGLGIRILGEVTAEKVRLLQDADYIFIEGLREHGLYDEVWQAGAILLPVQSVGVMGDERTYENAVALRAVTSTDGMTADWCHLPYDFLAAISNRIINRVKGINRVVYDISSKPPATIEWE from the coding sequence ATGCCAGAAATGATCCTCATTCTCGATTTCGGATCGCAATATACACAACTGATAGCCCGTAGAGTACGAGAGCTGAATGTGTATTGTGAAATTCATCCGTTTAACCATATTCCCGAAGACCTCAGCCATGTAAAAGGCGTTATTCTTTCGGGTAGCCCGTTTTCGGTTCACGATGAAAACGCTCCGCATCCGGACTTGACCCACATCCGTGGTAAAATGCCCTTACTCGGTGTGTGTTATGGCGCGCAGTGGATGGCACAGCAAGGAGGTGGTTCGGTAAAGCCTTCTGAAATACGCGAGTACGGTCGGGCGAATCTTTCTTTTGTGGATAAGGAGCATGCATTGATGAAGCACGTAAGTAATTTCAGTCAGGTGTGGATGTCGCACGGTGATACCATTGCTGAACTTCCTTCACACTTCGAAATTGTGGCCAGTACACCCGATGTGCGTGTGGCAGGATACCACATTAAGGACGAGGAAACCTACGGAATACAGTTTCACCCCGAAGTATACCACTCCACCGAAGGCAAAGTGCTTCTGCAAAACTTTGTTGTAGATATTTGCCGTTGTGCACAGGACTGGACACCTGAAGCCTTTGTAGAAACCACCGTTGCCGCACTTCGTGAGCAGCTCGGCAACGACAGGGTTGTGTTGGGCTTGAGCGGAGGAGTTGATTCATCTGTGGCCGCCATGTTACTTCATCAGGCAATCGGAGCCAACCTCTACTGCATTTTTGTAGACAATGGCCTCTTGCGAAAGCATGAATTTCAATCCGTACTTGAAGGGTACAAAGGTGTGGGGCTCAATGTAAAAGGTGTAGATGCCAGTCAGCAGTTTTACAGTGCCCTGAGCAATATCACAGACCCCGAAGAGAAACGAAAGGCCATCGGCCGGGTGTTTATTGATGTGTTCGACGAGGAAGCACATGCCATTGAGGATGTAAAATGGTTGGGTCAGGGTACCATCTATCCCGATGTGATTGAATCTGTGTCGGTAAAAGGCCCTTCAGCTACCATTAAGTCGCATCACAATGTGGGTGGACTGCCTGATTTCATGAAACTGAAAGTGGTGGAGCCTTTGCGCTCACTTTTCAAAGACGAAGTTCGAAGGGTAGGAGCAAGCCTCAATATGCCACAAAGCATTTTGGGGCGTCATCCTTTTCCCGGCCCCGGGCTGGGCATACGTATTCTAGGTGAGGTAACTGCCGAAAAGGTACGCCTTTTGCAAGATGCCGATTACATCTTTATTGAAGGATTGCGCGAACACGGACTATACGACGAAGTTTGGCAGGCAGGGGCAATACTGCTCCCTGTTCAGTCGGTGGGCGTAATGGGTGATGAACGGACTTACGAAAACGCTGTAGCCCTGCGTGCTGTAACCTCCACAGATGGAATGACAGCCGATTGGTGTCATTTGCCGTACGATTTTCTGGCGGCCATCAGTAACAGGATTATTAATCGGGTAAAAGGAATTAACCGCGTTGTTTATGATATCAGCTCCAAACCACCGGCCACTATTGAATGGGAATAG
- a CDS encoding LysM peptidoglycan-binding domain-containing protein → MISAPNHRPLLNGNSLRAILLVAVLLLSAVAFGQETRRVDGQRYTVHVVEKGHTLFAISRQYSVSVETILQHNPEARAGLLIGDEIVIPASEVDRKAARDNPPEMDGKFLNHKVERKETLFSISRKYNVDVNSILEHNPEADKGLQIGETLRIYVGDVEVKDEQIIQPAEPDSLLRHFVEPGQTLYSIARQYEISVEEITAVNDGLPEGLKAGMMLRIPLPNPEFVMNAPAKADTLIVTDDFPALTGARSSYRVALMLPFSADLQDSIFKNLDPTSPLAVNALTDIAVEIYRGFRIAADSLAAQGMNVDLYLYDVGEAPVDIQQAMSDPQLGQMHLIVGPLHRTSFEKVEKFAASRGIHIVSPVANQMLRTNYPTSCVLHASYLDQMRFLGRYVARMHLNDNVVVVDSDKFKDHDYLQYFLQSYQGNFRGDTIQPVKLDKFGIESVKSKLVSGKKNIIVVPSMDLGFVSDLMNRLSNIKSGDYDLVVMGMEKWMDYHNVDMQYKNRFNLTIPATTFLNFDREDHHQFTELYAQAFNRPPGNGGYAFMGFDVGWYFLGAMKKYGLDFPDHFDTNTYRGLYMGFHMARQSNGCRNNHIYLLQYNDYQVQPIN, encoded by the coding sequence ATGATATCAGCTCCAAACCACCGGCCACTATTGAATGGGAATAGTTTGCGGGCGATTTTGCTCGTGGCTGTTTTGTTGCTTTCTGCCGTCGCTTTCGGACAGGAAACAAGAAGGGTTGACGGCCAGCGCTATACGGTGCATGTGGTTGAAAAAGGCCATACTCTGTTCGCCATCAGCAGGCAATATTCGGTTTCGGTCGAAACCATCCTGCAACACAACCCCGAAGCGCGTGCAGGCTTGCTAATTGGCGACGAGATAGTCATTCCGGCAAGTGAAGTAGATCGGAAAGCAGCCCGCGATAACCCGCCCGAAATGGACGGAAAGTTTCTGAATCACAAAGTAGAGCGAAAAGAAACGCTTTTTTCCATCTCCCGAAAATACAACGTGGATGTAAACAGCATCCTTGAGCATAACCCGGAGGCAGATAAGGGGCTGCAGATTGGAGAAACGCTCAGGATATACGTGGGTGATGTGGAGGTAAAAGATGAGCAAATCATTCAGCCGGCCGAGCCCGATAGCCTCTTGCGTCATTTTGTAGAACCCGGCCAAACCTTGTACAGCATTGCAAGACAGTACGAAATAAGCGTTGAGGAAATTACCGCTGTAAACGATGGTTTACCCGAAGGACTTAAAGCAGGTATGATGCTGCGCATTCCATTGCCAAACCCGGAGTTTGTGATGAATGCACCTGCAAAAGCAGATACCTTGATTGTAACGGATGATTTTCCTGCTCTCACCGGTGCCCGCAGTAGTTACCGGGTGGCACTGATGCTTCCTTTTTCTGCTGATCTTCAGGATAGTATATTCAAAAATCTCGATCCTACTTCGCCGTTGGCTGTGAATGCACTTACCGATATTGCTGTAGAGATTTACCGGGGTTTCCGAATTGCTGCCGACTCTCTTGCAGCACAGGGAATGAATGTAGATTTGTATCTGTACGATGTGGGCGAAGCTCCTGTGGATATCCAACAGGCAATGAGTGATCCGCAGCTCGGACAAATGCATTTGATTGTGGGGCCGCTGCACCGAACAAGTTTTGAGAAAGTCGAAAAATTTGCAGCCTCCAGAGGCATCCATATCGTTTCACCGGTGGCCAATCAAATGCTTCGAACCAACTACCCAACAAGCTGTGTACTCCACGCCAGTTATCTCGATCAGATGAGGTTTCTGGGGCGTTATGTGGCAAGAATGCACTTGAACGACAATGTTGTAGTGGTGGATAGTGACAAGTTCAAAGACCATGACTATCTGCAGTATTTTCTACAATCTTACCAAGGCAACTTCAGAGGCGACACTATCCAGCCGGTTAAGCTGGATAAGTTCGGAATTGAAAGTGTGAAAAGTAAATTGGTATCGGGCAAGAAGAACATTATTGTGGTGCCATCTATGGATTTGGGTTTTGTGAGCGATTTGATGAACCGCCTGAGCAATATCAAGTCAGGAGATTATGATTTGGTTGTGATGGGGATGGAAAAATGGATGGATTACCACAACGTGGATATGCAGTACAAAAACAGATTCAACCTCACCATCCCGGCAACCACCTTTCTGAATTTTGACCGCGAGGATCATCACCAATTCACCGAACTTTATGCCCAAGCGTTTAACCGCCCGCCCGGCAATGGCGGATATGCCTTTATGGGTTTTGATGTAGGTTGGTACTTTCTTGGCGCCATGAAAAAGTACGGCCTTGATTTTCCTGACCATTTCGATACGAATACATACCGCGGCCTCTACATGGGCTTTCATATGGCCCGTCAATCCAATGGTTGTCGCAACAATCACATCTATTTGCTGCAGTACAATGATTACCAGGTGCAGCCCATTAATTGA